One stretch of Gammaproteobacteria bacterium DNA includes these proteins:
- a CDS encoding phosphoadenosine phosphosulfate reductase family protein: MTETRHVLGLSGGKDSAALAIYLHDHGKAPEVEYFFCDTGAELPEVYDFLDRLEDYLAKEIVRLNSGRDFIHHLKKHGNFLPSPRQRWCTREMKIKPFEEFIGDDPAVSYIGIRADENRLGYISHKENIKPVYPFIEDGLVRKDIFQILENSVGIPEYYKWRSRSGCYFCFFQRRSEWLGLAQQHPDLFEKAKQFEKLENINHSKYTWVEGMTLDELLKRAQEAGSMPEINSSKDKTKSWQELLKEADEDDDEACLICSL; the protein is encoded by the coding sequence GTGACGGAAACTCGCCATGTATTGGGGCTTTCCGGCGGCAAGGATAGCGCGGCACTTGCGATTTACTTGCACGACCATGGCAAAGCACCCGAAGTAGAATACTTTTTCTGTGACACCGGCGCCGAATTGCCGGAAGTTTATGACTTTCTGGATCGGCTGGAAGATTATCTCGCCAAAGAGATTGTTCGGCTTAACAGTGGCAGGGACTTTATTCACCACCTGAAAAAGCACGGGAACTTTTTGCCTTCACCCCGGCAAAGATGGTGCACGCGGGAGATGAAAATCAAGCCGTTTGAGGAATTCATCGGTGATGACCCGGCTGTCAGTTACATCGGCATCCGCGCTGATGAAAACAGGCTGGGATACATATCGCACAAGGAAAACATCAAGCCGGTTTATCCGTTCATAGAGGACGGCCTTGTGCGTAAAGACATATTCCAGATACTTGAAAACTCTGTCGGCATCCCGGAGTACTACAAATGGAGAAGTCGTTCCGGATGCTATTTCTGTTTTTTCCAGCGCAGGTCGGAATGGCTTGGCCTCGCCCAGCAACATCCGGACTTGTTTGAAAAAGCCAAACAGTTTGAGAAACTTGAGAACATCAACCACTCAAAATACACATGGGTTGAGGGGATGACATTGGACGAATTGCTGAAACGCGCACAAGAAGCAGGCAGCATGCCCGAAATCAATTCTTCAAAAGACAAGACCAAGTCTTGGCAGGAACTTCTGAAAGAAGCAGATGAAGATGATGATGAAGCCTGCCTGATTTGTAGTTTGTGA
- a CDS encoding site-specific DNA-methyltransferase, translated as MKACFSSKAVRLYKGNVIETLEQLPDECIDLIFSDPPYNLSNDGFTCHAGKRVSVNKGGWDKSKGIEDDFAFHDAWINACRRVLKPHGSLWISGTYHSIYACGFALQKQDWHLINNICWFKPNAAPNLSCRMFTASHETLLWVSKDEKARYYFDYELIKSKDWADDFIKKPGKEMESVWVIGTPKNREKRHGKHPTQKPEALLERIILACSKEGDIVLDPFCGSATTGVVALRNGREFVGIDDSQEYLDELAIPRIKDVLMQNPSAGLFPAGQPVSRKAASP; from the coding sequence ATGAAAGCCTGTTTTTCATCAAAAGCGGTAAGACTGTACAAGGGAAATGTCATTGAAACATTGGAGCAACTTCCCGATGAGTGCATTGACCTTATTTTTTCCGACCCGCCCTACAACCTGTCAAATGACGGTTTCACCTGTCATGCGGGGAAACGTGTGAGTGTGAACAAAGGCGGATGGGACAAGAGCAAAGGCATAGAGGATGATTTTGCGTTTCACGATGCGTGGATAAACGCCTGCCGGCGCGTCCTGAAACCGCATGGCTCGCTGTGGATTTCCGGAACATATCATTCTATTTATGCCTGCGGCTTTGCTCTGCAAAAGCAGGACTGGCATTTGATAAACAATATTTGCTGGTTTAAGCCGAATGCCGCTCCGAATCTTTCTTGCCGCATGTTCACGGCGAGCCATGAGACTTTGCTCTGGGTAAGCAAGGATGAAAAAGCGAGATATTATTTCGATTACGAATTAATCAAAAGCAAGGATTGGGCTGATGACTTCATCAAGAAGCCGGGCAAAGAGATGGAAAGTGTCTGGGTGATTGGAACGCCCAAAAACAGGGAGAAAAGGCACGGAAAGCATCCGACTCAAAAGCCGGAGGCCCTTCTGGAGAGGATTATTCTGGCGTGCAGCAAGGAAGGGGATATTGTGCTGGATCCGTTTTGCGGCAGTGCTACAACAGGCGTGGTTGCGCTGAGAAATGGCCGCGAATTTGTCGGAATTGACGATAGTCAGGAGTATCTTGATGAGTTGGCAATTCCGAGAATCAAGGACGTTTTGATGCAAAACCCGAGTGCGGGCCTGTTTCCCGCCGGCCAGCCCGTTTCCCGGAAAGCGGCATCGCCATAA
- the trxA gene encoding thioredoxin, translating into MSTIEITAKNFQQALEADGILLLDFWADWCGPCKSFAPVFEMVSNNHPDIVFGKVDTEKEQDIAAAYQIRSIPTLMLFRDRVLMFSQPGALSAAQLEDLVAKAKALDMDEVREEIRKQAE; encoded by the coding sequence ATGTCCACAATCGAAATCACCGCCAAGAACTTTCAGCAGGCGCTGGAAGCGGACGGCATTTTGTTGCTTGACTTCTGGGCGGACTGGTGCGGGCCGTGCAAGTCTTTTGCGCCGGTTTTTGAGATGGTTTCAAACAACCATCCGGACATTGTGTTCGGCAAGGTGGATACCGAGAAGGAACAGGACATCGCCGCCGCCTACCAGATTCGCTCGATTCCGACCTTGATGCTGTTTCGCGACCGCGTGCTGATGTTTTCCCAGCCGGGCGCCTTGTCCGCGGCGCAACTCGAAGACCTCGTCGCCAAGGCCAAAGCGCTGGACATGGACGAAGTGCGCGAGGAAATCAGAAAGCAGGCGGAATAG
- the hemL gene encoding glutamate-1-semialdehyde 2,1-aminomutase produces the protein MGISRQLHRRACLSIPGGVNSPVRAFRAVGGHPPFIESAAGARLFDADGRGYIDYVGSWGPMILGHARAEVVDAVREAAAKGLSFGAPTEAETLLAEKIREAMPSIGKLRLVNSGTEATMSAVRLARGFTGRDRVVKFDGCYHGHADALLVGAGSGALTSGVPDSAGVPAAFAEQTTVLRYNDAAQVREVFARAGAEIACVMVEPVAGNMNFVPGDRDFLKTLRECCHTHGALLIFDEVMSGFRVAPGGAQALYRITPDLTTLGKVIGGGLPVGAFGGRVDIMEQLAPEGPVYQAGTLSGNPIAMAAGLKTLELLLQPGVFDSIAARTTQLVEGLRECAARAGAPFYCDSLGAMFGLFFTHDAPVTSFAQVKQCDTDRFARFFTRMLERGIYLAPSAFEAGFVSAAHSEDDIAETLTAASAAFQEG, from the coding sequence ATGGGCATTTCACGGCAACTCCACCGACGGGCGTGTCTTTCGATACCCGGCGGCGTCAATTCGCCGGTGCGGGCTTTCAGGGCGGTCGGCGGCCATCCGCCGTTCATCGAGAGCGCCGCCGGCGCGCGCCTGTTCGACGCCGACGGGCGCGGCTACATTGATTATGTCGGCTCGTGGGGGCCAATGATACTCGGCCACGCCCGCGCCGAAGTGGTGGACGCGGTGCGCGAAGCGGCGGCGAAAGGGCTGAGTTTCGGCGCGCCGACCGAAGCGGAAACCCTGCTGGCGGAAAAAATCCGCGAGGCGATGCCGTCCATCGGCAAACTGCGTCTGGTCAATTCCGGCACCGAGGCGACGATGAGCGCCGTGCGCCTGGCGCGCGGCTTCACGGGCCGCGACCGCGTCGTCAAATTCGACGGCTGCTACCACGGCCATGCGGACGCGCTGCTGGTCGGCGCCGGGTCGGGCGCGCTGACATCGGGCGTGCCGGACTCCGCCGGCGTGCCTGCGGCGTTTGCCGAACAGACGACGGTGCTGCGCTACAACGACGCGGCGCAGGTGCGCGAGGTCTTTGCGCGGGCGGGCGCCGAAATCGCCTGCGTGATGGTCGAGCCGGTGGCGGGCAACATGAACTTCGTTCCCGGCGACCGCGACTTCCTGAAAACGCTGCGCGAATGCTGCCACACGCACGGCGCGCTGCTGATCTTCGACGAGGTCATGAGCGGCTTTCGCGTCGCGCCCGGCGGCGCGCAGGCGCTGTACCGGATTACGCCGGACCTGACGACGCTCGGCAAGGTCATCGGCGGCGGCCTGCCGGTCGGCGCCTTCGGCGGGCGCGTCGACATCATGGAGCAACTGGCGCCGGAAGGCCCGGTTTACCAGGCCGGCACGCTGTCCGGCAACCCGATTGCGATGGCGGCGGGCCTGAAAACGCTGGAATTGCTGCTGCAACCCGGCGTCTTCGACTCCATCGCCGCCAGAACAACGCAACTGGTGGAAGGACTGCGCGAGTGCGCGGCGCGCGCCGGCGCGCCGTTTTACTGCGACAGCCTCGGCGCGATGTTCGGCCTGTTTTTCACGCACGACGCGCCGGTGACTTCGTTCGCGCAGGTCAAACAATGCGACACCGACCGCTTCGCGCGCTTCTTCACGCGAATGCTGGAACGCGGGATTTATCTGGCGCCGTCCGCCTTTGAGGCCGGTTTCGTGTCCGCCGCGCATTCGGAGGACGACATCGCCGAAACGCTGACCGCCGCAAGCGCGGCGTTTCAGGAGGGGTGA
- a CDS encoding Na(+)-translocating NADH-quinone reductase subunit A — protein MLIRLKKGLNIPVPGEPAQRVEDAPPVSRVALMANEYHGLVPRMKTEVGDKVILGQPLFVNKAHPEIHYASPGAGTVVEINRGARRVLQSIVIELDGVGSHKFGPYDAARAMELERERIAERLLNGGLWPAFRTRPYSKTPAPDGVPHSIFVTAIDTSPLAADPQAVVAAASEHFDLGLHLIAKLTDGPVYVCVAESSAITTVREDPQFHRVEFAGPHPAGLAGTHIHHLDPVHGDKVVWTIHYQDVIAIGEFFLTGIYPTGRIIAFGGPAAERPRLLRTRLGASVAELCRGMIRTGAGDVRLIVGSPLSGYKAEGWSAFLGRFGLQVTALFERSENPFLAWIRPGLRLFSASRAFLPAWMRRRKNRRFSFSCMQNGSPRAIVPIGLYERVLPYDLLATQLLKALVVMDTDGAQQLGCLELDEEDLALCSFVCPGKHEFGPMLRANLDKIEKEG, from the coding sequence ATGCTGATACGCCTGAAGAAGGGCCTCAATATCCCGGTTCCGGGCGAGCCGGCGCAGCGCGTCGAGGATGCGCCGCCGGTGTCGCGGGTCGCGCTGATGGCCAACGAATACCACGGCCTTGTGCCGCGCATGAAGACCGAAGTCGGCGACAAGGTGATCCTCGGCCAGCCGCTGTTCGTCAACAAGGCGCACCCCGAGATTCACTACGCCTCGCCGGGCGCCGGCACCGTCGTCGAGATCAACCGCGGCGCGCGGCGCGTGCTGCAATCCATCGTCATTGAACTGGACGGCGTCGGCAGCCACAAGTTCGGGCCGTACGACGCGGCGCGCGCGATGGAACTGGAGCGCGAACGCATCGCCGAACGCCTGCTGAACGGCGGCCTGTGGCCGGCGTTCAGAACGCGCCCGTACAGCAAGACGCCGGCGCCGGACGGCGTGCCGCACTCGATTTTTGTCACCGCGATAGACACCTCGCCGCTCGCCGCCGACCCGCAGGCGGTGGTGGCCGCCGCCTCCGAACACTTTGACCTCGGCCTGCACCTGATTGCGAAACTCACCGACGGCCCGGTCTATGTCTGCGTCGCCGAGTCGTCGGCCATCACAACGGTGCGCGAAGACCCGCAGTTTCACCGCGTCGAGTTCGCCGGCCCGCACCCCGCCGGCCTCGCCGGCACCCACATCCACCACCTCGACCCGGTCCACGGCGACAAGGTGGTGTGGACGATTCATTACCAGGATGTCATTGCCATCGGCGAGTTCTTTCTGACCGGCATCTATCCGACCGGGCGCATCATCGCGTTCGGCGGGCCTGCCGCCGAGCGTCCGCGCCTGCTGCGCACGCGCCTCGGCGCGTCGGTCGCGGAACTGTGCCGCGGCATGATTCGCACCGGCGCGGGCGATGTGCGCCTCATCGTCGGCTCGCCGCTGTCCGGCTACAAGGCCGAAGGCTGGTCGGCCTTTCTGGGCCGCTTCGGGTTGCAGGTGACGGCGCTGTTCGAGCGCAGCGAAAACCCGTTTCTGGCGTGGATACGCCCGGGCCTGCGGCTGTTCTCGGCCAGCCGCGCGTTCCTGCCGGCGTGGATGAGAAGAAGAAAAAACCGGCGGTTCTCGTTCAGTTGCATGCAAAACGGCAGCCCGCGCGCGATTGTGCCCATCGGCCTGTATGAGCGGGTGCTGCCGTACGACCTGCTGGCGACGCAACTGCTGAAGGCGCTGGTGGTGATGGACACCGACGGCGCCCAGCAACTCGGCTGCCTGGAACTTGATGAGGAAGACCTGGCGCTGTGCTCATTCGTGTGCCCCGGCAAGCACGAATTCGGGCCGATGCTGCGCGCCAACCTCGACAAAATCGAGAAGGAAGGCTGA
- a CDS encoding NADH:ubiquinone reductase (Na(+)-transporting) subunit B codes for MAGLRRLMKAKAPLFEAGGRWQRFYPIYEMVDSFLYWTPKTTACAPHIRDGLDIKRVMSYVVVATVPCVLVSWFNTGYQANAALSGMGLAALPGWRGALTASLGVSHDPASVWACLWLGFVHFLPLYLVTLIAGGLWEVLFATVRGHDVNEGFFVTSILYTLSLPPDIPLWMVALGISFGVVIGKEVFGGTGKNFLNPALTGRAFLFFAYPAFMSGDEVWVAVDGYSGATPLAAAAAAGMEGVAREGYTWWQAFIGVIPGSLGETSALGCLIGAVFLVYTRIASWRIILGVFFGMVATSLLFNWLDAGPMYSMPWHWHLVLGGFAFGMVFMATDPVSAAATDAGRWIFGFLIGFMTVLIRAVNPAFPEGVMLAILFANIFAPTIDYFVVRANARKRMKRYGQ; via the coding sequence ATGGCGGGGCTGCGGCGGTTGATGAAGGCCAAGGCGCCGCTGTTCGAGGCGGGCGGGCGCTGGCAGCGCTTCTACCCCATCTACGAGATGGTGGATTCGTTCCTCTACTGGACGCCGAAGACCACCGCGTGCGCGCCGCACATCCGCGACGGGCTGGATATCAAGCGCGTCATGAGTTATGTCGTCGTCGCGACCGTGCCGTGCGTGCTGGTGTCGTGGTTCAACACCGGCTACCAGGCGAACGCCGCGCTGTCCGGCATGGGGCTGGCGGCACTGCCCGGCTGGCGCGGCGCGCTGACGGCGAGCCTCGGCGTCTCCCACGACCCGGCCAGCGTGTGGGCGTGCCTGTGGCTCGGCTTTGTGCATTTTCTGCCGCTCTACCTGGTCACGCTGATTGCCGGCGGCCTGTGGGAGGTGCTGTTTGCGACGGTGCGCGGGCACGATGTCAACGAGGGCTTTTTCGTCACCTCCATTCTCTACACGCTGTCGCTGCCGCCCGACATTCCGCTGTGGATGGTGGCGCTCGGCATTTCATTCGGCGTCGTCATCGGCAAGGAGGTGTTCGGCGGCACCGGCAAGAACTTTCTGAACCCGGCGCTGACCGGGCGCGCCTTCCTGTTCTTCGCCTACCCCGCGTTCATGAGCGGCGACGAGGTGTGGGTCGCGGTGGACGGTTACAGCGGCGCGACGCCGCTCGCCGCCGCCGCAGCCGCCGGCATGGAGGGCGTCGCGCGCGAGGGCTACACCTGGTGGCAGGCGTTCATCGGCGTCATTCCCGGCTCGCTCGGCGAGACTTCGGCGCTCGGCTGCCTGATCGGCGCGGTGTTTCTGGTGTACACGCGCATCGCGTCGTGGCGCATCATTCTCGGCGTGTTCTTCGGCATGGTGGCCACTTCGCTGCTGTTCAACTGGCTGGACGCCGGCCCGATGTACTCGATGCCGTGGCACTGGCACCTGGTGCTCGGCGGCTTCGCCTTCGGCATGGTGTTCATGGCGACCGACCCGGTGTCGGCGGCGGCCACCGACGCCGGGCGCTGGATATTCGGCTTTCTGATCGGTTTCATGACGGTGCTGATACGGGCCGTCAACCCGGCCTTCCCGGAAGGCGTGATGCTCGCCATCCTGTTCGCCAACATCTTCGCGCCGACGATAGACTACTTCGTCGTGCGCGCCAACGCCCGCAAACGGATGAAACGCTATGGCCAATGA
- a CDS encoding Na(+)-translocating NADH-quinone reductase subunit C, whose amino-acid sequence MANDSVSKTLIVIFTLCVLCSVVVSTAAVMLRPLQEQNRLAELNASIRQVAGLPRSDDGDAEAGAVVEARIVELASGEYVGEPEIAGFDMVNSARDPKLSTALAAGDDIARIQRLPRFAKIYLLKRGDQLDKIVLPLYGYGLWSTLYGFIALEADANTVYGLQFYRHGETPGLGGRVDDLAWRALWRGKRVYESGVGAPVLDVVKGRVGAADSRARYKVDGLSGATITSHGVGNMIRFWFGERGYRRFLVKNWPQQAGAEPGRG is encoded by the coding sequence ATGGCCAATGATTCGGTATCAAAGACGCTGATTGTCATCTTCACGCTGTGCGTGCTGTGTTCGGTCGTCGTCTCGACGGCGGCGGTGATGCTGCGGCCCCTGCAGGAGCAGAACCGGCTGGCCGAACTCAACGCCAGCATCCGGCAGGTCGCGGGCCTGCCGCGTTCCGACGACGGCGACGCCGAGGCCGGCGCCGTCGTCGAGGCGCGCATCGTCGAGTTGGCGAGCGGCGAATATGTCGGCGAGCCGGAGATTGCGGGCTTTGACATGGTGAATTCCGCGCGCGACCCGAAGTTGAGCACCGCGCTGGCGGCCGGCGACGACATCGCGCGCATCCAGCGCCTGCCGCGGTTTGCCAAGATATACCTGCTGAAACGCGGCGACCAACTGGACAAGATTGTGCTGCCGCTGTACGGCTACGGCCTGTGGTCCACCCTCTACGGCTTTATCGCGCTTGAGGCCGACGCCAACACCGTTTATGGGCTACAATTCTACCGGCACGGCGAGACCCCCGGTCTCGGCGGGCGCGTGGACGACCTGGCGTGGCGCGCGCTGTGGCGCGGCAAGCGCGTTTATGAAAGCGGCGTCGGCGCGCCGGTGCTTGATGTCGTCAAGGGCCGGGTCGGCGCCGCCGACAGCCGCGCCCGCTACAAGGTGGACGGCCTGTCGGGCGCGACCATCACCAGCCACGGCGTCGGCAACATGATTCGTTTCTGGTTCGGCGAGCGCGGCTACCGGAGATTTCTGGTCAAAAACTGGCCGCAACAGGCCGGCGCGGAGCCGGGCCGCGGCTGA
- a CDS encoding NADH:ubiquinone reductase (Na(+)-transporting) subunit D, whose translation MAWRENKKVLIDPLVDDNPITLQILGICSALAVTTTLAASLIMCLALTSVLALSNVSISMIRHHVPTNVRIIVQMTIIASLVILVDQILKAYVYEISKTLSVFVGLIITNCIVLGRAEAYAMKNPPAPSFFDGLGNGLGYSFVLVVVGTARELFGSGTLLGYPVLQLVSEGGWYQPNGLMLLPPSAFFIIGLMIWVIRSCKPQQVEQPEFRIQAQAA comes from the coding sequence ATGGCATGGCGTGAAAACAAAAAGGTGCTGATTGATCCGCTGGTGGACGACAACCCGATCACCCTGCAGATTCTCGGCATCTGCTCGGCGCTGGCCGTCACGACGACGCTGGCGGCGTCGCTGATTATGTGTCTTGCGCTGACCTCGGTGCTGGCGCTGTCCAATGTCTCCATCAGCATGATCCGCCACCATGTGCCGACCAATGTGCGCATCATCGTGCAAATGACCATCATCGCCTCGCTGGTCATCCTGGTGGACCAGATACTGAAGGCGTATGTGTATGAAATCAGCAAGACGCTGTCGGTCTTCGTCGGCCTGATCATCACCAACTGCATCGTGCTCGGGCGCGCCGAGGCCTACGCGATGAAAAATCCGCCGGCGCCGAGTTTCTTCGACGGCCTCGGCAACGGCCTCGGCTACAGTTTTGTGCTGGTGGTGGTCGGCACCGCGCGCGAGTTGTTCGGTTCGGGCACGCTGCTCGGCTACCCGGTGCTGCAACTGGTTTCCGAGGGCGGCTGGTACCAGCCCAACGGCCTGATGCTGCTGCCGCCGAGCGCGTTTTTCATCATCGGCCTGATGATCTGGGTGATTCGCTCGTGCAAGCCGCAGCAGGTCGAGCAGCCGGAGTTTCGCATTCAGGCGCAGGCCGCCTGA
- the nqrE gene encoding NADH:ubiquinone reductase (Na(+)-transporting) subunit E, with protein sequence MEIYLQLLVQSVFVENLALAFFLGMCTFLAISKKMENAIGLGIAVTVVQALTVPINNLIYQFLLKKGALAWAGLGAMDLSFLGFISYIGVIAAVVQILEMLLDRFFPALYNALGIFLPLITVNCAILGGSLFMVERNYDFAESVVYGFGSGFGWAIAILALAGIREKLKYSDVPAGLQGLGITFITVGLMSLGFMAFSGILF encoded by the coding sequence ATGGAAATTTACCTGCAACTGCTGGTTCAGTCGGTTTTTGTCGAGAACCTGGCGCTCGCCTTCTTTCTCGGCATGTGCACCTTCCTCGCCATCTCCAAGAAGATGGAGAACGCCATCGGCCTCGGCATCGCCGTCACCGTCGTCCAGGCGCTGACGGTGCCGATCAACAACCTGATTTACCAGTTTCTGCTGAAGAAGGGCGCGCTGGCGTGGGCCGGCCTGGGGGCGATGGATTTGTCCTTTCTCGGCTTCATCAGTTACATCGGCGTCATCGCCGCGGTCGTGCAGATACTCGAGATGCTGCTCGACCGGTTTTTCCCGGCGCTCTACAACGCGCTCGGCATTTTTCTGCCGCTGATTACCGTCAACTGCGCGATTCTCGGCGGTTCGCTGTTCATGGTCGAGCGCAACTACGACTTCGCCGAGAGCGTGGTGTACGGCTTCGGCAGCGGATTCGGCTGGGCCATCGCCATTCTGGCGCTTGCCGGCATCCGCGAGAAACTCAAATACAGCGATGTTCCCGCCGGGCTTCAGGGCCTGGGCATCACCTTCATCACGGTCGGTTTGATGTCGCTCGGCTTCATGGCGTTTTCCGGCATCCTGTTCTGA
- the nqrF gene encoding NADH:ubiquinone reductase (Na(+)-transporting) subunit F, translating into MLEITLGVGFFTGIVLVLVFVILVAKARLVVSGCARVVVNSETEFEVPVGLKLLTALADNQLFISSACGGGGTCAQCRVRVLSGGGAILPTETTHITKREARNGDRLSCQLTVKRDMEIEVPPEVFGCRQWQCTVRSNDNVATFIKNLVLELPQGDEVDFRAGGYVQIECPPHKVRFADFDVGEDYRDVWDQFDIWRYRSAAAEPVTRAYSMANYPDEKGVIMLNVRIATPPDPALPPGVMTSYLFNLKPGDAVTISGPFGDFFARDTDNEMIFIGGGAGMAPMRSHIFDQLRRIRSKRRISFWYGARSYRELFFVEDFDDLQREHDNFQWTIALSDPQPEDHWEGLTGFIHQVLYERYLKSHPAPEDCEYYICGPPMMNTAVIGMLHELGVEEENILFDDFGG; encoded by the coding sequence ATGCTTGAAATCACGCTGGGAGTCGGGTTTTTCACCGGCATCGTGCTGGTGCTGGTTTTCGTCATCCTTGTCGCCAAGGCGCGGCTGGTGGTGTCGGGCTGCGCCCGGGTTGTCGTTAACAGCGAGACCGAGTTTGAGGTTCCGGTCGGCCTGAAACTGCTGACCGCGCTGGCCGACAACCAGTTGTTCATCTCGTCGGCCTGCGGCGGCGGCGGCACCTGCGCGCAGTGCCGCGTGCGCGTGCTGTCGGGCGGCGGCGCCATTCTGCCGACCGAGACCACCCACATCACAAAGCGCGAGGCGCGCAACGGCGACCGGCTGTCGTGCCAACTGACGGTCAAGCGCGACATGGAAATCGAGGTGCCGCCGGAAGTGTTCGGCTGCCGCCAGTGGCAATGCACGGTGCGCTCCAACGACAATGTCGCGACCTTCATCAAGAACCTGGTGCTGGAACTGCCGCAGGGGGACGAGGTGGATTTCCGCGCCGGTGGCTATGTGCAGATTGAGTGCCCGCCGCACAAGGTCCGCTTCGCCGATTTTGATGTCGGCGAGGACTACCGCGATGTCTGGGACCAGTTTGATATCTGGCGCTACCGGTCGGCGGCCGCCGAGCCGGTGACGCGGGCCTACTCAATGGCCAACTACCCCGATGAAAAAGGCGTCATCATGCTGAATGTCCGCATCGCGACGCCGCCGGACCCGGCCCTGCCGCCGGGCGTGATGACTTCATACCTGTTCAACCTGAAGCCGGGCGACGCGGTGACCATCTCCGGGCCTTTCGGCGACTTTTTCGCGCGCGACACCGACAACGAGATGATCTTCATCGGCGGCGGCGCCGGCATGGCGCCGATGCGTTCGCACATCTTCGACCAGTTGCGGCGCATTCGCAGCAAGCGCCGCATCAGTTTCTGGTACGGCGCGCGCAGTTACCGCGAGTTGTTCTTTGTCGAGGATTTTGACGACTTGCAGCGCGAGCACGACAATTTTCAGTGGACCATCGCATTGTCCGACCCGCAGCCGGAAGATCACTGGGAAGGGCTGACCGGCTTTATCCACCAGGTGCTCTACGAGCGCTACCTGAAGTCGCACCCGGCGCCGGAGGATTGCGAATACTACATCTGCGGGCCGCCGATGATGAACACCGCCGTGATTGGCATGCTTCACGAACTGGGCGTCGAGGAAGAGAACATCCTGTTCGACGATTTCGGCGGATGA
- a CDS encoding FAD:protein FMN transferase, with amino-acid sequence MTPAPRRAAAPVTLAGLLLAALLALAGCDAAPPPAEHALHGETMGTTWSVKLFDAVPAAEYDAMAAEIAVLFDGLNAAMSTYIEDSEISRFNRSRDTAWQPVSPALAEIVAQALEISGHTRGAFDVTVAPIVALWGFGAAQKEGTFPDRMLLDDLMKTVGYRHLSARLEPPALRKDVPALQVDLSAIAKGYAVDRVAALVAAHGVNNYLAEVGGELRASGVSQLLRPWRVGVEKPTPGWRETMHIVELKGRGIATSGDYRNFIELDGRRYSHGIDPRTGEPAPYRGASMTVIADTAMEADAWATGLFVLGKDEALAIAEAHGLAVYFIEQAGDGFSQTFNEAFSGHLVLQ; translated from the coding sequence ATGACGCCGGCGCCGCGCCGCGCCGCCGCGCCGGTCACCCTGGCGGGCCTCTTGCTGGCCGCTTTGCTGGCGCTTGCGGGCTGCGACGCCGCGCCGCCGCCCGCCGAGCACGCGCTGCATGGCGAGACCATGGGCACGACCTGGTCGGTGAAACTGTTTGACGCGGTTCCGGCGGCGGAATACGACGCCATGGCGGCGGAAATCGCCGTGTTGTTCGACGGCCTCAACGCCGCCATGTCCACCTACATCGAGGATTCCGAAATCAGCCGTTTCAACCGCTCGCGCGACACGGCGTGGCAGCCGGTGTCGCCGGCGCTCGCTGAAATCGTCGCGCAGGCGCTTGAAATCAGCGGCCACACGCGCGGCGCCTTTGATGTGACGGTCGCGCCCATCGTCGCCCTGTGGGGTTTCGGCGCGGCGCAAAAGGAGGGGACATTTCCGGACAGAATGCTGCTCGACGACCTGATGAAAACCGTCGGTTACCGGCATTTGTCGGCGCGCCTTGAGCCGCCGGCGCTGCGCAAGGATGTGCCCGCATTGCAGGTGGATTTGTCGGCCATCGCCAAGGGCTACGCGGTGGACCGGGTGGCCGCGCTGGTGGCGGCGCACGGCGTGAACAACTACCTGGCCGAGGTCGGCGGCGAGCTCAGGGCGTCCGGCGTCAGCCAGTTGCTGCGCCCGTGGCGCGTCGGCGTCGAGAAGCCGACGCCGGGCTGGCGCGAGACGATGCACATCGTCGAACTGAAGGGGCGCGGCATTGCGACATCGGGCGATTACCGCAATTTCATCGAACTCGACGGCAGGCGCTACTCGCACGGAATTGACCCGCGCACCGGCGAACCGGCGCCGTACCGCGGCGCGTCCATGACCGTCATCGCCGACACCGCGATGGAGGCCGACGCCTGGGCGACGGGGCTGTTTGTTCTCGGCAAGGACGAGGCGCTGGCCATCGCCGAGGCGCACGGGCTGGCGGTGTACTTCATCGAGCAGGCCGGCGACGGTTTCTCGCAGACTTTCAACGAGGCTTTTTCAGGCCATCTGGTGTTGCAGTAG
- a CDS encoding DUF539 domain-containing protein, which produces MIYIASFLVLLIVVAAMAVGVIFKGRPIRGSCGGLNCPSCGDRPRCAARKESA; this is translated from the coding sequence ATGATTTACATCGCCAGTTTTCTTGTCCTGCTGATTGTCGTCGCGGCGATGGCGGTGGGCGTGATTTTCAAAGGCCGGCCCATCCGCGGCAGTTGCGGCGGTCTCAATTGCCCGTCCTGCGGCGACCGCCCGCGCTGCGCGGCGCGCAAGGAAAGCGCATAG